One Herbiconiux sp. A18JL235 genomic window carries:
- a CDS encoding helix-turn-helix domain-containing protein — MVIDTLTVWFRRKAPDLIRVVAAATPDTVLFGDTTSAPDVIITDQPPSLASLSPAVLSGHEGTRRVVVTGEPPPVEEDSADPVAYVTIADPPETLVEAVTALTEGRSFVSAGARDLHRVGPAVKLTVKQQRVLGLYVDGLSVVDVAEQVGVTPHAVASHLKQIRKKYRTAGIPVSTKIELGAAFAGATPASAHGSVLDALPMEYRQASPHEPAGVLRWPSVAGLAGVERNTDWDQFSTVMSTLQIAATLGIRQMDVLNRFADGTIPAYRFGKYWIVFTAEFRAWITACTTTDSAQMPPVDVLAAYDETMTYKDLMELFERSKLTIYRWIADGTLPAFKIGNRWLIRTHYLRQTLNENSNQSPL; from the coding sequence ATGGTGATCGACACCCTCACCGTCTGGTTCCGCCGGAAAGCACCGGACCTGATCCGCGTGGTCGCCGCGGCCACACCCGACACGGTCCTCTTCGGAGACACCACAAGTGCGCCCGACGTGATCATCACGGATCAACCTCCTTCATTGGCCTCGCTCTCCCCTGCTGTGTTGTCAGGCCACGAGGGAACGAGACGTGTTGTGGTTACCGGCGAACCGCCTCCGGTTGAGGAAGACAGCGCTGATCCGGTGGCGTATGTGACGATCGCCGATCCGCCGGAGACTTTGGTCGAGGCGGTCACCGCCCTCACCGAGGGTCGATCGTTTGTGTCGGCGGGGGCCCGCGACTTGCACCGTGTAGGCCCGGCGGTGAAACTGACGGTGAAGCAGCAGCGCGTGCTGGGTTTGTATGTGGATGGCCTTTCCGTGGTGGACGTCGCCGAGCAGGTTGGAGTCACCCCCCACGCGGTGGCGTCGCATCTGAAGCAGATTCGGAAGAAATACCGCACCGCCGGTATCCCGGTCTCCACGAAGATCGAACTTGGTGCCGCCTTCGCTGGCGCCACACCCGCCAGCGCTCACGGTTCGGTGCTGGATGCGCTTCCCATGGAATACCGGCAAGCTTCCCCTCACGAACCCGCGGGCGTGCTCCGGTGGCCGTCTGTCGCCGGGCTGGCGGGGGTTGAAAGGAACACGGACTGGGACCAGTTCTCGACGGTGATGTCGACCCTTCAGATCGCGGCCACGCTCGGGATTCGCCAAATGGACGTCCTGAATCGGTTCGCAGACGGCACCATCCCTGCCTACCGGTTCGGGAAGTACTGGATCGTCTTCACGGCCGAATTCCGAGCCTGGATCACCGCCTGCACCACCACCGACAGCGCACAGATGCCGCCGGTCGATGTGCTCGCGGCCTACGACGAAACCATGACCTACAAGGACCTCATGGAGCTCTTCGAGAGGTCCAAGCTCACCATCTACCGGTGGATCGCAGACGGCACTCTGCCCGCGTTCAAAATCGGCAACAGATGGCTCATCCGAACCCACTACCTCCGCCAAACACTGAACGAGAACAGCAACCAGTCACCGTTGTAA